Proteins co-encoded in one Flavobacteriaceae bacterium MAR_2009_75 genomic window:
- a CDS encoding AraC family transcriptional regulator — MADKNVAEGSFQEVLIEDGFFVLKIQNDGPQIQKVVRDINSSFIQFHFCLKGSAKFIFNDGRYALDVSEENSLLLYNTQMDLPMNLELNPNSWLVSVVMTIRKFHSLFSKEADYIPFLSADNKDKKYYSQEGVNPAIAVVLSQVMNYNLHPSIKELYIKGKVYELIALYFNKSDDADIEQCPFLVDEDNVRRIRKAKEIIISRMAEPPTLSELSEEIGLSLKKLKEGFKQIYGDSVFSFLFDYKMEYARKMLETGQHNVNEVGLKVGYSTASHFISAFKKKYGTTPKKYLMALANG; from the coding sequence ATGGCTGATAAAAATGTCGCTGAAGGTTCGTTTCAAGAAGTTTTGATTGAAGATGGTTTTTTTGTGCTGAAGATTCAAAACGATGGGCCCCAGATACAGAAAGTAGTACGAGATATCAATAGTTCGTTCATTCAATTTCATTTTTGTCTGAAGGGCAGTGCCAAATTTATTTTCAATGATGGACGCTATGCTCTAGACGTGTCAGAAGAGAATTCACTTTTGCTGTATAATACTCAAATGGATTTACCGATGAACCTAGAACTTAATCCCAATTCATGGTTGGTTTCAGTGGTGATGACCATACGTAAATTCCATTCACTTTTTTCAAAAGAGGCCGATTATATCCCTTTTCTAAGTGCAGATAATAAAGACAAGAAGTACTATTCTCAAGAAGGTGTGAACCCGGCTATTGCAGTGGTTCTAAGTCAAGTGATGAATTACAACCTGCATCCCTCTATAAAAGAACTATACATCAAGGGCAAAGTGTACGAACTTATCGCCCTCTATTTTAATAAAAGTGACGATGCCGATATAGAACAGTGTCCTTTTCTTGTAGACGAAGATAATGTAAGGCGCATCCGCAAAGCAAAAGAAATTATTATTTCGAGAATGGCAGAGCCACCAACACTTAGCGAACTATCGGAAGAAATAGGGCTGTCGCTCAAAAAACTAAAAGAGGGCTTTAAACAGATTTACGGTGATTCGGTCTTTAGTTTTCTTTTTGATTATAAAATGGAGTATGCCCGAAAAATGCTGGAAACTGGTCAGCATAACGTTAATGAAGTGGGACTAAAAGTGGGGTATAGTACGGCGAGCCATTTTATTTCGGCTTTTAAAAAGAAGTATGGTACTACACCCAAGAAATATTTAATGGCGCTGGCGAATGGCTAA